The Brachyhypopomus gauderio isolate BG-103 chromosome 1, BGAUD_0.2, whole genome shotgun sequence genome includes the window ATTGCGCGTCATTAGCCTTACGTGCTCTGCATTTAACAATAAGGACTGTTTAATTTGTCCTACAACTGTGTCGGCtttgttataaaaatataatattcttaataacaactgcaataaaaacgtgtttataatagcacttaaatcaggatatgtttgtgaaaacaacaaaaatggcgataataccgcatatcgcggtgtGGAGCCCTGTTAATTTACCGCAGTGGAAATTCTTACACCGCGACAGCCCtaaaacaagcacaaacttcgatataaacataagttgtgatatgcttcaggactttgtcacgtttggagcacactacgagctctgttatgtacacaactgttgttttctaggtaaaaagtggataaactccgttatcaacactcgttacaacgccactgacctgcgctcacttttaggaagaaaataacagacagtgtcagtagtttttaaacctccctcagtcgtgtgcggtgcctttgctgaacctcgtatgtggtttattccaaacgtgtgacagaagaaccgcgtctcaccaacgagactcaaatcacaatcacaatatcacagatacttcataccgctagtctccagttttccactacgccggttttaaaagtattagcggctcgctgggcttgtaaacaaaccgcgcagcatgaagatgtagcagtgcttgaccaacagtgttacgaacacagctcgaaaagatctgagtgttgtggggcaccttataacttatatccaccgccttccaaagaagaggacctgcgtctaaggctgaaggcgctaaatttaaaacatccacccaaacgtccatacgtctgctcttatcattttgtggagggaaaaccaacaccagatcatccttatcctgagaaatggctcggttatgaagctccgatgaagcaaacgcgttgggtgcttgtgaggctatcagataagtaactattttatcagtggccacatcttttccttgcattcattttgtaattttaagtagttaagtaaagaagtaaatagacaagaatgcctattttatgaaaaaaatcattaaaatgtagtagtgtacactaatgcaaaaatagctgaccggaagttctaacacaaaggcggaagaaacacacacttgaaagtgggcgtggtgaaatacggtgaataaaggagtggttctgcaggtggtgaccacagaccttttttCTGGTCTCAtcttttctggctgatgttttggtcactttggcattttgtcagtcctctcaccatagaggtagcatgaggctgtgtctacaacccacagaagttgctcaggtagtgcagctcatccaggatggcaaatcaatgcgagctgtggcaagaaggtttgctgtgtctgtcagcagtgtCCTGATCATGGAGCAGTACActaggagacatggagggggccataggagggcaacaacccagtaGCAGGATTATTAAGGAGGAACAGGAAGAGCAAttccagagccctgcaaaatgaccttcagcaggtcactaatatccatgtttcagatcaaactgtcagaaacagactccatgaagtatgagggcccgacgtccaccagtggggcttgtgcttacagcccaacaccatgcagGGCTATTGGCATTtcccagagaacaccaagattggcagattcctgtgctcttcacggatgagagcaggttcacactgagcacatgagtCTGGAGACGTGACAGTCTGGAGACACCGTGGAGAATGTTCTGCATCCTGCAACATTCTCCAGCATGAACGGTTTGGCAgtaggtcagtaatggtgtggggaggcatttctttggagggtcGCACAGACCTCCttgtgctagccagaggtaccctgacagccattaggtaccgagatgagatccacAGACCCATTGTAAGACCATATGCTGCTGTtgtgggttccttctgatgcataacaatgctaggcctcatggGGCATGATGATTTTGATTTTaagtatgattccaaatccagaacttccatgggataataatattgatttacattgatcattgttatgttattttgttctcaactAAATCCACTAATAAAGATTTTCAATTGGAATAttttgagatctaggatgtgttattttagttatTTTGAGCAGTATACATGCTACTTAGTGAAAACCTTACTGTGTATGAAGCTGGGGACATGTTTCGCAACACCACAACTGTATGAGTATATTAAACCCAGAGAAGTGAAACATATGGTAAGATCACCAGTAAACCCCATCTGTGCTGTTAGTACAGCTATCACCAGtacacagggccggagtgggccactttttcagtctgggaatttcatgtccaaatccggcccaaaattatttttccctcccaatcggcccaaactagagattgacatgagccggcccatcgggaatcctcccgaatctcccgattagccactccagcTCTGCCAGTACACCCTTTCTGAGCTGTTAGTACAGCTATCACCAGTACACTCTATCTGAGCTGTTAGTAcagcactttttttttacaaaaatgtCAGATTAAAATCAGGAGGGGAGCTTTTTCTGTTTTCTGTGTGGTCCTTTTATCTGGCTGTCAAAACAAGTTATAGACTCCACTGGATGTCTCAGCAAATCAGTGACCCACAGTTTATCATATCATGCCTAACCCATCTACTGTGCAGGAATGCACAATATTCTGATTCAGAAACAATTCAATGTGTAGGATTTTCTTTGGCCAGAGACAGAAGCAGAACATGTAGTTGTATTCTTATGTTATTATTCAGTGGTGCGTGGGAAAGGCAGACAACTTGACCAGCCATTAAAACCATTCATCTGCATACTGGGACAATGACATGAAGTCTTTTGAGCAGCTACAGCCAGAACACCGCTACTGTCAGAGAGCCATGGTAAGACTGCCAGCACACTTATTTGCAGTCTTAACTTGGTACACTGGCACTTTGAGcttgaaatgacaaaattacTATTTAAGCTTATAGCTTAAGGTCAGCCTTTTAAAAGATTTAACAAATCATGTTTTGTACATAGTCACAGCATTGAAGTTCATCTGAAGCCAAATGTGATGTTCCATACATCGTTACGGAGCATAACATTTTTGCAAGTCAATTTATAAATCCTGTCTAGCACTTCAAATTATAATCTACTACTATATTATAAATTGAAATATTctgtattattaatattaaacaAAGTATCAGTACTGAGAAATCTGGTTCTGGGTAAGGAGCTTGGTTATGCTAGATTCTACACCTGCATGTAAATCGTCTTAAGTGTAACACCATAGGAGCAGTGAACTCTTAAACCATGTACAATGCCATCGGAACTTCTCTCATGGCTCCATGCTTGTTTGGACACTGCAGTAATGCTTCAATATCTGTAGAAATATTCAGCATGGCCTTCCTTCCACCTCGGATTTTACTGTTGGGGATGTTAAAACTAAACAGACCTTTAATctctaaacaaaacaaaagagcaTTTTGGTGTTGAGAATTTATCTGTGGACAAAtattctgcatgtgtgtttagcATATGTGATTATAGTGGTATGTTTATAGACTTCACTACTATTTTAAATTTTCAGCTTCATCACTGTAAGTGCAGTAACATTTACTCCAGCTGTAGTCAAACAGCTAGTACAAGAACAAAACATACTCAGATGAATACTACAGATTGTTCCTTAGTACACCTGTTTGGCAATTCACAGCTAAATACTGTCTAAGAAAGTTTAATTGTTCCTCAGAATGATTTACATTTTCAAATTTAAGTTGGTCACCCCAATGATGACTTTGTCAAAGGCATACTGATTAAGCCAGATGTGTGCAGGTCCTGAAGATAAACAGCTACACCGTGtttacactgaacacactctgTGTAATACCCCACTGAACATACGCCATGTTCACATGATAATGAAAGCATTCATTAGAAGAACTGTGTTGGATACACCCTGCAGGAGGGCAGAGCTGCATGTCTGGAATCAGGAAGAGCTGGTGTAGGGCTTCTGCATTAGCAGCATCTACTGTGCAAAGCCATCAATCTAATAAGTTATTACTTGGTTCCTTCAGGCAACAACTGCTGCAATTCCTTTTAAACCATAAAAGGTTTTTCAAACACAATAGCAAATTAGATTATGCTTTATCCATACATTAGAAAGCTAAACTCTGCATGTGTAAGCATTAGTAAAGCATCTCAATTCTGAGCCACTGTCATGATGCTCACAGTCATTTTCATAGTTTGAAATTACACTCCCATGGACACCTTCAGCAATAATGTATATGCTCAATAATGCATTCATACCATGGATATACACATTTAAGTGGCCTAAAAGATCCTCGTTTAATTATGAATGAAAGCAACATGGCACATTTCTTTAACAACATAAATATCTTCATCCACTAAAGCATTCAGTTCAAAATTATTTAACCAAAATATCCTAACTTTAATAATTCCAGTTGTTTCATACAAATAACAGTCCATGAGCCAGATTCCCAGACACAAATCATTTATTTGAATGAGTTTTGTATCCAATGAAAACTGACAAAAGGCTCAATCCTGCTCCTGTTCCATGCTCAGGCTATGCCAGAACTGGATTAAACAGAATCTTAAGCTACAGACCAAGTTTTCACATGTGACTGGAAAACTGTCCCCAAAATAATCACACAATGATCTAAAACCAGTGTTATTTCAGAGACAGATTTATAGAAGTTATGGTAAGTGAACCACtttgagaggaagaggaaggttaGAGGAACACCTTTATTTCTCATCCaataaaatatacatttattacatttcagCCTTTGCTAGCCTTCAATCATGATCAACAGATCTCAAACAGAAGATGCTGAAAATAAACAGGAGCACACGAGCTCTTTAACCAACAATCACTGTGTCGTCATCAGGGAATTCGTAGTAGGGCACCTCCAGATTGAGAGGAGCAGGACCCTTTCTGATGCGACCCGATGCATCATAATGCGAGCCATGGCAGGGACAGTAATAGCCCCCATATTCCCCAGCGTTGGCAATGGGCACGCAGCCCAAGTGAGTGCACACTCCAATGACAATAACCCATTTAGGGTTAATCACACGATCTTTGTCATGCTGGGGGTCCCGGAGAACAGACAGGTCAACGCTGGATTCAGTAGCGATCTCCTTCTCTGTGCGGTGGCGGATGAACAAGGGTTTCCCTCGCCACTTGAAGGTCACGTTCTTGCCTTCTGGGATGTCGGTCAGCTTGATCTCAATCTTTGACAGGGCCAGCACATCTGCTGAAGCGCTCATGGTAGACACAAACTGTGTCACAACTGTCTTGGCTGCGTACACAGATATTACAGCTGTGGTACCCGTCATCAGGTAGGAGAATACCCTTCTGGCATCGCTACTGTCCTGTGCTGACCTCTTTGGGTCCATCACCTCAGGTCGACGGTAATCTGAGAAATCTGGGACCTTGATGTCTGTGTGGGCAAAACGGACTCCTGCAGAAGCTTAAGAAGAAACACAAAGTTGTGACAATAATCCGCAAACAAGTATTTACAAAAACTGTATACAGAGAATGCTGGAACAAAATCCATTGCTGAAGGTTACATAAAAAACAACCAATGTAGCAGCCAAGTTTCAAAAAGATACAAGAGAATCGTATGCATAACGGTTTGTGGCAGGCTAAACTTCGTTTACCTGTTAAAATAAGTTACAATAACAAGACTATTACCACATTATTAGCACTTAAGATTTCACCAGCTaactacctagctagctagcatagGTAACTAACTTTGGAGAGGGAACTATTAGCTACAGCTAGTCGGCATATAAAACAGCAGGCCTAACCCCTATTAAATTATTCTTAACAGATCATATCAATCTTCAATCCCAATACTGCGGTTAACATTGACAAGATTAGCAAGCTAGCTAATGCTAGTGAGTCAACTAGCTTCACAGTACCGGCTTTATACAGCTAGCGTTAGCATGCTACCAAACGTAATAGAATAAATAACGCATGGATAACCGTGGTAGCTAACCTACTCAATAAAAGGTATTGGTGTAAGTGAGTTTGACCAAAATAATAATACAAGTTTGAAAGTACCTGCGACATAACCCTAGAACACAGAGTGTCCTTGAGTATTACGTTAGCTAACTAGGCCTTCGAGACCGGGACGCTCAAGTGAAACCAGAACGGCAGACTCACCACTTAATCCGGCGAAGACCGCAGGCCCTGTGCGGGGGCTCTGGCCACTCAAAGACTCTCGGCATAGAAAGGGCCTCTTTGTGTCCAGCAGTACTTTGTCGTTCTTCACAACAACAGCTGGGATTAGAGCTTTTAGTGGCCCGGCCACGGCAAAATTCGTAGCTTGCAGGTACGGGGAAAACGTCCCCGAACGAGTAACAACGGACATCATGTTTACCGCGGGAGCAGCTCGCGGACAGAGCGACCTTGTAGCGCGAACCACGCTCGAGACGACGTCACCGCGCTCGAGACACGTCAAGCGAAGTCGACGCTGCTTCCTCAAACACTTCAGACGCTTCAGATGATTGAGGCCGATACATAGGGAAGTATAATGAccttacagttttttgcagctgctaagaccTAAAAAAGTCATACTTACAGCACAGTTTTGGAAACCACTAACCCATATTGCCTATTTATTAACCTGGTGCACttaaccttaagcacattctttGTCATACACTCATTttgaaattctaaaacacattttttgcaaaacattaaactgAGTTCTTTACATAAGACACGCCATTCAAAACGGAAAACCATGTATTTAttttagaaaacactgccacacaactgCTACGCCCACCTACCAAAACCCAAACCCAGTCCTCAAAGATTACTGTAACCCACTtagctattttttttttttacaatcttTAGAGCTTAATCCCTGTTTAATTTTTTGTAGGCGCTAAAACGCAATTTCTTTCCCATATGACAACTACACACTGatgtgacaaatggaaaacactactaccgtgtgtttgagtgtttagcTTGTAGTCTGCTGTTAAGGTCTGTCAGAGTTCTCACATATGTCCAGCATAATCTGTGCTGTTACACTGTAGAatcatccagacatttcaaaatgagaatagataagtagaTGTATCCTCATACTATATCATGTTTTAGCACTACTAGACTACCCACTGGGGGGCAAAGATGGCtatccacctcagaacagaaagaggCCATGGTCAATATGGTCAGATCAAACAATTGCATACTTTTACAACAACTACATCAGCACATCATTACTAACAACatcaccatcagcaacatccattcagtgaggCTATCAGCATCgggccagtgacagtgtgaaacaactgcgCTATGAATTTGCACAAGTTTGCTATCCACTCACTCATGgtccagtgtcctgtgccacacatCATTGACAACTTTATTCCTATTTCATACTGTCAAACAATACTTGAACATCATAGGACACCATGCCATTGTCAAAGTACCTGGCAGCAAGATCATAATGTGTACATCCATTTGTTAAAGTGGTGGTGTTCATCATTATACCACTCTGCACTGCACACAtgatcaccttcctcaacacagagcacaacatactcattctccatcactagagggatgaaccagaacagtctTGGTTTGTTGTCATCTGGGACAATGTAAGTTAGCACCGAGCTACTCAAAGcacaaactggttcactgaacagccgttctttttggcatggaggtggtcACCAACCCCACCGATGCAAGCAGGCAATGGAGGGAGCTTGAGGTGACATTGATGAGAAGCATAAGAGGGGTGGTAGTTTTTCttattcatgtgtttacagtatatactgCATGTTttgctgtagtgttcatgcaaaaccaaaTACATCTTCCCcttgtaattgtgtttttttctttatggTGTAAATTTTCTGTATATGCATAAAAACCTGTATATTTGTgaatatacatgtatatgggAGTACTCTGAtagacatttacagcacactacacactgaacactgacataTATGACTGTAGTGTTTTCACATGACTGTAGTTATTTTCTAACTATTTGATTTGGAATCTTTTGCAAAGTTTATGTGAATTCTTACTTTCTGCAACTATATGTTTACCTCTACACTAGAGCAGGTCTGGATATACATTAACCTTTACACTGGAGAAGGTCAGGAACACAACCTAAGGGTTACACGACATACAGAAAATTTATGCATTTGATTTGAATGCAAATGATATTAAAATAAGTCCATTTAAATAtcttaaattattaaataaatttaaataatttttggAAAATCTAATTTCCCAGTTTTTATTATATAGCAAATATACTGTAGATCTACATTTGTATATACAGATTATATAGGTTGAGGTTTCTATGTCATGGAACTATTTTCATGGTACGgcagccccctaccggtcgcctctgtccacagcggaagttgttgttgttgttgtggtgttcatccctcaggtgggtggagcccgcgatccgtctcacctgaggatcgtttgtttgtctatatatgtcttgtctttgtaccagttgaccgctggtcatatatatatatgtatccttaatttggatcaagtcacaggtttttggtttgcgcacttttcatacattttccctgagacttggcatgatcgcttccattttgttTTGCTCACCATGCCCGTCACAACTATAGATTCCTGTTACATAGATTATGTAGGTTGAGGTTTCTATGTTACAGTTTATTGAACTCTACAGTCTAGACTTTTATATTTCATTTAGTTTAGGGCCATCATCACTTTTCACCAGCCTTTTTAATAAATCCAGTAGTTATGTTTAATTTCAAAGCATTTGCTTTGATTAATGTGATGCAGTCTCCCCGCTTCTAAGTCTTGGCTGTTTGAGATAGCACTTCTCTCCTACTAAAAATAAAGTCTATTGACATTTGTAATCTATGAGAGAGCAGCTTGTCTTGAGCACTCTCCACACTGTGTCTGCTGTGTCACCCCTGTGTCAACACCACTCTCCACACTGTGTCTGCTGTGTCACCCCTGTGTCAACCCCACTCTCCACACTGTGTCTGCTGTGTCACCCCTGTGTCACCCCCACTCTCCACACTGTGTCTGCTGTGTCACCCCTGTGTCATCCCCACTTTCCACACTGTGTCTGCTGTGTCATCCCTGTGTCATCCCCACTTTCCACACTGTGTATGCTGTCACCCCCACTCTCCACACTGTGTCTGCTGTGTCACCCCTGTGTCAACCCCACTCTCCACACTGTGTCTGCTGTGTCACCCCTGTGTCAACCCCACTCTCCACACTGTGTCTGCTGTGTCACCCCTGTGTCATCCCCACTTTCCACACTGTGTCTGCTGTGTCACCCCTGTGTCAACCCCACTCTCCACACTGTGTCTGCTGTGTCACCCCTGTGTCATCCCCACTTTCCACACTGTGTCTGCTGTGTCACCCCTGTGTCATCCCCACTTTCCACACTGTGTATGCTGTGTCATCCCTGTGTCATCCCCACTTTCCACACTGTGTATGCTGTCACCCCCACTCTCCACACTGTGTCTGCTGTGTCACCCCTGTGTCAACCCCACTCTCCACACTGTGTCTGCTGTGTCACCCCTGTGTCATCCCCACTTTCCACACTGTGTATGCTGTCACCCCCACTCTCCACACTGTGTCTGCTGTGTCACCCCTGTATCACCTCCACTCTCCaaactgtgtgtgctgtgtctaATGTGCAGTGTCACTCCTGACATTAGCTGTTTCTATGCCTTCATTCTTCTCATTAGTGTCCTGAGTGCAGAGCAGCAGGGCCTTGTCGAGGACATGATAAAGTGATTGTTCCCTGTCATTCAGAGTGTTCCATTCATAAGACAGCACCATATCCACACTTTAATGAgctgcagacacactcacagataCATGCATGTACAGTAATACCCCAGAATTCATGGGGGTTATTTCCCTAGATCCCCTGCAAATTTTAAAAATGGAAGGAATTTTGGAAGGACAACTGACAAGGGCCTATATATACCTATCTTCATATGTTAAACCTTAAATATGTTCCCCAAACACTtcaaattcatttaaaaaacTGATGTTATATTTTACATAACCCTTTAAAATTTCACAGGTAAAAGTAAACATATACAGTACTGTACTATAAAGTCTATAAAGTACATACAGTAAGATAATGTACATGTAAACACGTACTTGAATGTATACTGTACATATATGTACATCTTCTGTCTCCAATCTTGTGCCTGTCAACATCTTCTCTGAGTCTTGTGAGCACATTTTCTATGAGACAATGAATGCTATGCTATCATTTCTTTGCGTACGATAAAAGTAGGGTAAATTGAACTATTGTAAGAACATTTTCTATGAGACACTACTAATTACCATATTCTTTGCATAAAATAGGTTATTGTAAGATAAAATATCGGTACAATCTCTcccacacgctctctctctctctcaggcaggTATTTACTGTTCATACATCACAAATAAATTAAATGTTCAGGTAATAAAGAATACAATACACTTCTATATGATTTTTAAGTGTTAGGTTTTAAGGAAAAAACTGTATATGTGAATGTCTGTTtgtataattatatatgtaaaaTTATCATTGTTTACCTTTGGTGGTCAAGTTGAACACACTAAATACACATGCTAAACATTGAGATCCATGGTACCATTTTACTGAATGTGAACATTTTACTGACTGATTGGTGAGACAGAATCTTCTGTTCTCTGGTTGTGGAAGGGAGTATTGTCTGACACACATAATCCCATAAAGGAGAACAGAGTGTCTCCGAGCTCATGTCTGTTTCAATAACACTATTAAGACTCTTGTAGCCCATATACCACTAATACCACAGTAAAAGCTGCCGAGTGACCTCTAAGCCCCAGGAACAATTCAagtttcacactcacacactgtccCAACCTACGCAGCCACCACTGCTGAGTGCAGGGGAATATGTTACAGTCATATttgccatcacacacacacacacacacacacacacacacacacacacacacacacacacacacacacacacacacacacacacacacacacacacacacagccatctaCAAGAACATGCATACAtgctctcttactctctctctctctctctctctctctctctctctctctctcacacacacacacacacacacacacacactctctctctcaccccccccacacacacacacgtagagtTATCCATGAGTGCCAgagtatacagacacacacagcctacaaCAAGTgccaatgtacacacacacacacacacacacacacacacacacacacactctctctctctctctctctctctctctctctctctctctctctctctctatttctgtcactcacacactcagccaTCTACAACAAGTACCAAATTGTACACATACACAACCATCTACAAAAGTAGGTTGgcctttgtttctctctctctctctctctctctctcgctctatctatctatctctccctcattcactaACAGCCATGTATAATATGTACCAAagtacgcaaacacacacacaaacataaatacatTCACAGCAATCTACTACATATATGATTGTCTATATGAAGTCTATAACAATCACAccccaccccagcacacacagcccagctccccaacacacagacacaccccgcccctacacacatacactgcccccacacacacgtgcacacacactccaccccaacacacacatccagacacacacacacacacacacacacacacacacacacacacacacacatatacacacacacacacacacactccaccccaacacacacacaggcatacacacagacacacgcattcacaccacaaaaacacacacatataaacatacacattCTCAGCTGATAGATTCACATAATAAGAAATTAACCCACTTGTCTCTTGATATTTGGAGTGATTTTCTTCTTCTTAACAATTTCATGGAAAGAGAGGACAGTGCTAAACTAATGGAAATATTAGAATATATGTCCGTGACCCCAAAACTCACTGCCCAATAACACAGAAATCTTGAGTTTGACATTGTTTCTGCCTGATTAGTCAAATATGacgttacatttttattttttatttggtaacactttacattaagcgTTGACTAACTAACATCAAGTAATGCATTatttaacatgaacaacacatgaagtaacacattaacaataattaactaatgttaagTAT containing:
- the uqcrfs1 gene encoding cytochrome b-c1 complex subunit Rieske, mitochondrial, whose translation is MMSVVTRSGTFSPYLQATNFAVAGPLKALIPAVVVKNDKVLLDTKRPFLCRESLSGQSPRTGPAVFAGLSASAGVRFAHTDIKVPDFSDYRRPEVMDPKRSAQDSSDARRVFSYLMTGTTAVISVYAAKTVVTQFVSTMSASADVLALSKIEIKLTDIPEGKNVTFKWRGKPLFIRHRTEKEIATESSVDLSVLRDPQHDKDRVINPKWVIVIGVCTHLGCVPIANAGEYGGYYCPCHGSHYDASGRIRKGPAPLNLEVPYYEFPDDDTVIVG